In Phormidium ambiguum IAM M-71, the DNA window AAGTTAGGGTGAGATATTTTTGATAATCTCCTTCTTGAATAATCCTAAAAGATTCTTTCTCTACAATTTTTTGGTCGGTGGCAAATTCAAATACACCAGAACGCCAATCAAAAAAATCTGGCGCACGCCGAATAAAATACTTCAACCCAAACAAAGGTAAGATAAACACAAAGCAGATATTAAAATCATCTCTAAACCGTTCTCGCTGTAAATTCAAATGTCCCAAAACACGGGGAACAGTGTCTAATTTGTAATAGTCACCTTGACCACCATAGCCCGGTTTAATATAGTCTATAAATGATTTTTCTATACCTGTTATAAACAGAATATTGATTTGCTCTTTATTCGGTAAGCTATCAACGATTTCGTATAAATTATCAATTGGTTGTTCTAACCGCAAAACTTCAATATTTTTCTTGGGAATATCTTGGCGAACTTTTTGAATTAACCTTTCTCCCTCTGCTGGCGAACAGCGAACAAAGAGCAATCCAAAACCGTCCGTCCAGTTTAAAGAACGTACTAACGCTTCATATTCTTCTTGAGGATCTGCTGGTAAATCTTTGTCCCAATCAATTAAACTTTCTGCCATGATATTTGCTGACAAGCTTCTTTAAATTCTTCAATACCCTTAATTAAAGGATGCACATCGTACCAACGTTTAATTTCATCTCCATCTAAATAGCGATATTCCAAAAGACAGCGATTAAACAACAAACTGCGATGTAAATCATCATTTATTATTCGTTTTGAGTGATAAACTTTAGCTAACGCTTGCCATTGATTCTCCTGAACGCTGCGACGATAGTTGTCTCGCGCTTCTGTAATTGCACGTTGTACAGCTTTCACGGGAATTGGTAATTTATCAGTCTGTTTAACTGCTACTCTCAATAACAATAATAGCTCTCTGACATGACCACCGCTCATTAAGCATATTTGCTCTAAAGTTTGCGGACTATCAAAAATTTCTGTTTCCAAAGCACGATCGGGAATTACTTGATTAACTCGTTTAGCAATAACTTCTTTGAGTTTATTCAATCCTGGTTGATAGATGACATTATCTGGAGTTTTTACCATAATCATTGGTAACACTCGGTTCTCACCGTCGTAGTTATTTCGCAAATCTGTTGCTTTTTGTAAATAAAGCATAGAAATTGGTACAGTATAAACCAAATGGCATTCTAATGCTTTCAGTTGTTCATGGCGGTCTAAAAAAATATGGTCGTGATTGCTACGTCCATCCTCTTGAATTACGGGTACAATGCGATCTAAATTATCGGCAATTACCAGCAATTGAGAATATTTTTCCGGTAGCTTCTTTTTTCCTTCCCTAATGAACTCGTTTAACGCTTTAATCAAAGTTGTAGTATGAGGATCAATACGTTCTCTAATTTTTTGCCGCACACTGGGTACTGCTCTTAAATTCGCTGTTAGCTTGGCAAACTGGTGTAATTGTGCCTCTATACTCAAGCTTTCTAAAGATACTTCTGTTAATGCTAAATCTTTCAAATCATTCCAGCGGTCTTTCAACCAATCTAGCAGAGGTTGCGGATCTGCACTGTTTTTTAATGCGTCTAATAAATGTCGGGTACAAGCTAAGAGAATATCAGTATATTGAGCATCTTCTGAATCAATATCTTCTTCATCAGCAGCGAAATAGATCACGAAGTAACCTTTACTGTCCAAATCCTGCTGCAATCT includes these proteins:
- a CDS encoding AAA family ATPase, giving the protein MTSDLEILKKLFNSFDPSRPLPAGDPKYVDCREVRGDGDILEELGREIIFSERLTCQLYSGHRGAGKSTELLRLQQDLDSKGYFVIYFAADEEDIDSEDAQYTDILLACTRHLLDALKNSADPQPLLDWLKDRWNDLKDLALTEVSLESLSIEAQLHQFAKLTANLRAVPSVRQKIRERIDPHTTTLIKALNEFIREGKKKLPEKYSQLLVIADNLDRIVPVIQEDGRSNHDHIFLDRHEQLKALECHLVYTVPISMLYLQKATDLRNNYDGENRVLPMIMVKTPDNVIYQPGLNKLKEVIAKRVNQVIPDRALETEIFDSPQTLEQICLMSGGHVRELLLLLRVAVKQTDKLPIPVKAVQRAITEARDNYRRSVQENQWQALAKVYHSKRIINDDLHRSLLFNRCLLEYRYLDGDEIKRWYDVHPLIKGIEEFKEACQQISWQKV